From a region of the Leptospira kmetyi serovar Malaysia str. Bejo-Iso9 genome:
- a CDS encoding heterodisulfide reductase-related iron-sulfur binding cluster, with protein MAISQIAFHLIFTILFVIANVVFIRAILYRLNLIFSARKAAGTENFLENPNWAFRINSFIQNVILQKKNFKEPVRGIMHAFVFYGFITYTIHTTSQMIAGLIGYGMDDPYKFSLVGFLFGEHAGHLYESIVQVVSILVLIGLGFFAWRRWIQKAKGLDVHSPASAIVISMISILMISTLLGEGAKAVGAVYDSPTENASFIAVGIGAVWKSIGVEYSTADLVVQIMWWAHILSVFAFMLYVPTSKHAHLIFAPFNYFLQSDTPKGALSKINLEDENVVWGVNRVEDFPWPNLLDGMSCIECGRCQVQCPANRTGKVLNPKMIIADLKHALLDKMPEVAKIRSEESDAAAAAEKVAALDTGVINSYEGLSEEALWGCTTCYACVEACPVGNNQVNAIMEMRRHLVLAESKFPVELQNAFVNMENNSNPWGVGAHTRADWAEGLGVKTMAEDANVDVLYWVGCAGAFDERNKSIAKSFVKILQKADVKFGILGTEENCSGDSARRGGNEYLYQTLAQANVDTMNGYNVKKVVTACPHCYNTIKNEYPQFGGNFEVVHHSEFINELVKDKKLDVKTAEDASSGKYTYHDSCYIGRYNDNYENPRDVVKKVAGGKLAEPSDHHTKGLCCGAGGAQMWMEEQNNDRVNVKRTKQLLDTGATTIATACPFCVTMITDGVKHEGKIEEVKVKDIAELVADNLQ; from the coding sequence ATGGCAATTTCACAAATCGCCTTTCATCTAATCTTCACCATCTTATTCGTAATCGCGAATGTAGTTTTTATCCGTGCGATTCTCTATCGCCTCAATCTGATTTTCAGCGCGAGAAAGGCCGCAGGAACCGAAAACTTTTTGGAAAACCCGAACTGGGCGTTCCGAATCAATAGCTTTATTCAAAACGTAATTCTTCAGAAAAAGAATTTCAAAGAGCCTGTCCGCGGTATCATGCACGCGTTTGTCTTTTACGGTTTCATAACGTATACGATTCACACGACAAGCCAGATGATCGCCGGTCTGATCGGATACGGAATGGATGATCCGTATAAATTCTCCTTAGTCGGTTTCTTGTTCGGAGAACACGCGGGACATCTCTACGAGTCCATCGTACAAGTCGTTTCAATTCTTGTTTTAATCGGTCTCGGATTCTTTGCTTGGAGAAGATGGATTCAGAAAGCGAAAGGCCTGGACGTTCATTCTCCGGCTTCCGCAATCGTAATCTCCATGATTTCCATTCTAATGATCTCCACTCTTTTGGGCGAAGGCGCAAAAGCGGTGGGAGCGGTTTACGACAGTCCTACTGAAAACGCTTCCTTTATCGCTGTCGGAATCGGAGCCGTTTGGAAATCGATCGGTGTGGAATATTCCACTGCGGACTTAGTCGTTCAGATTATGTGGTGGGCTCACATTCTTTCCGTTTTCGCATTCATGCTTTATGTGCCGACTTCCAAACACGCGCACTTGATCTTCGCTCCGTTCAACTACTTCCTTCAATCCGATACTCCGAAAGGAGCTCTTTCCAAAATCAACTTGGAAGATGAGAATGTGGTCTGGGGTGTGAACCGTGTGGAAGACTTTCCTTGGCCGAACCTTCTCGACGGTATGTCTTGTATCGAATGCGGTCGTTGCCAAGTTCAGTGTCCTGCAAACAGAACCGGAAAGGTTCTGAACCCTAAGATGATTATCGCGGATCTGAAACATGCACTTCTCGATAAAATGCCGGAAGTCGCTAAGATCAGAAGCGAAGAATCCGACGCGGCCGCCGCGGCTGAAAAAGTTGCCGCTCTGGACACAGGAGTCATCAACAGCTACGAAGGTCTTTCGGAAGAAGCCCTTTGGGGTTGCACTACTTGCTACGCTTGCGTGGAAGCTTGTCCCGTTGGAAACAACCAAGTCAACGCGATCATGGAAATGAGAAGACACTTGGTTCTCGCGGAATCCAAGTTCCCTGTGGAATTGCAAAACGCATTCGTAAACATGGAAAACAACTCGAACCCTTGGGGCGTTGGAGCTCACACAAGAGCGGATTGGGCGGAAGGTCTTGGCGTTAAAACCATGGCGGAAGACGCAAACGTAGACGTCCTTTATTGGGTAGGATGTGCGGGCGCTTTCGACGAAAGAAACAAAAGCATCGCTAAGTCTTTCGTAAAAATTCTCCAGAAGGCGGACGTGAAGTTCGGTATCCTCGGAACCGAAGAAAACTGTTCCGGAGACTCAGCGAGAAGAGGCGGTAACGAATATCTCTACCAAACCCTCGCACAAGCGAACGTGGACACGATGAACGGATACAACGTGAAAAAAGTGGTAACCGCTTGTCCACACTGCTACAACACAATCAAAAACGAATATCCTCAGTTCGGCGGAAACTTCGAAGTGGTTCACCACTCCGAGTTCATCAACGAACTTGTTAAGGACAAAAAACTCGACGTGAAAACCGCGGAAGACGCTTCTTCCGGAAAATACACGTATCACGATTCCTGCTACATCGGCCGTTACAACGACAACTACGAAAACCCGAGAGACGTGGTTAAAAAAGTTGCCGGTGGAAAACTCGCCGAACCTTCCGATCACCACACAAAGGGGCTTTGTTGTGGAGCCGGTGGAGCTCAGATGTGGATGGAAGAGCAAAACAACGACCGTGTCAACGTCAAGAGAACCAAACAACTTCTGGATACCGGAGCGACCACGATCGCAACGGCTTGTCCTTTCTGCGTGACCATGATTACCGACGGGGTAAAACACGAAGGAAAGATCGAAGAAGTAAAGGTAAAAGACATTGCGGAGTTGGTTGCGGATAACCTCCAGTAA
- a CDS encoding HpcH/HpaI aldolase/citrate lyase family protein — translation MSKLTHPREALFEGEKPFPIIPACEHFAGSEKLITKALELQNKLGGLFDITMDCEDGAQTGKEKEHAELIVRLQNSELNKHKMSGVRIHDYTNAFWKQDVDIIVPGAGEKIAYITIPKPTRAAQVEEMITYIQKAVQKAGIKREIPIHVLIETNGALQEIEKIAALPWLQVLDFGLMDFISGHHGAIPASCMKSPGQFDHELLRRGKANLVAAALANGVIPAHNVTLDLKNQYQTYKDAKRAHDDFGFLRMWSIYPTQIQAILDAMAPDYSEVQTAAEILIQAQNAEWGPIQYAGDLHDRATYRYFWEIIQKAKLTGISIPEEANKRFFN, via the coding sequence ATGTCTAAATTGACTCATCCAAGAGAGGCGCTCTTCGAAGGAGAAAAGCCTTTCCCTATCATTCCTGCCTGTGAACACTTCGCAGGTTCCGAAAAGCTGATTACAAAAGCGTTAGAACTCCAGAACAAACTCGGCGGTCTTTTCGATATCACTATGGACTGCGAAGACGGAGCACAAACCGGGAAAGAAAAAGAACACGCGGAACTGATCGTTCGTCTTCAAAACAGCGAGCTCAACAAACACAAAATGAGCGGAGTGAGAATTCACGATTACACAAACGCGTTCTGGAAACAAGACGTAGACATCATCGTTCCGGGAGCCGGAGAAAAAATCGCATACATCACCATTCCGAAACCGACCCGCGCGGCTCAGGTTGAGGAAATGATCACTTATATCCAAAAAGCGGTTCAAAAAGCGGGAATCAAAAGAGAAATTCCGATTCACGTATTGATCGAAACCAACGGAGCTCTTCAAGAAATCGAAAAGATCGCGGCTCTTCCTTGGTTGCAAGTTCTTGACTTCGGTTTAATGGACTTCATCTCGGGACACCACGGAGCGATTCCCGCTTCTTGTATGAAAAGCCCGGGTCAGTTCGATCACGAACTTTTAAGAAGAGGAAAGGCGAACCTCGTTGCGGCCGCTCTTGCAAACGGAGTGATTCCGGCGCACAACGTAACCCTCGATCTTAAAAATCAGTATCAAACTTACAAGGACGCAAAACGCGCCCATGACGATTTCGGTTTCTTAAGAATGTGGTCCATCTACCCGACTCAGATCCAAGCGATCCTCGACGCGATGGCTCCGGATTACAGCGAAGTTCAAACCGCAGCGGAAATTCTCATCCAAGCGCAAAACGCGGAATGGGGACCGATCCAATACGCGGGCGATCTTCACGACCGTGCGACTTACAGATACTTCTGGGAAATCATTCAAAAAGCGAAACTTACGGGAATTTCCATTCCGGAAGAAGCGAACAAAAGATTCTTCAACTGA
- a CDS encoding rhomboid family intramembrane serine protease, translating into MAKRKYRNGLSLFGYSIFHPINLFLIANVLIYILQLFAGGTGILEYYFALTPSRVFHGYYWQIFSYGFLHEAYGTPFIHLFFNMYVFVMFGGLICKYIPAWKFTIVYVASILMGGIAVLLAPLFVEVLGIHYPMDLFQTTTLGASGGVTGILVLFGILFPETEVFLIFFRMKARYAAWIFVGGGFVADVISVYYFHSPFVVSNSCHLGGAVGATLVAPWILKGNFFDSGNIFPKPEIKEEPSPKPQSRSLSEDLDSQTRKNRDLLGELARKNSFSEKETFLTPLQQTNVNLCPPPTFQPEDPFCLRCEWLPNCSLRKLRMDQESGN; encoded by the coding sequence ATGGCAAAAAGAAAATACCGAAACGGACTATCGCTTTTCGGTTATTCCATTTTTCATCCGATCAATCTGTTTTTAATCGCAAACGTCCTCATTTATATTCTTCAGCTTTTTGCCGGTGGAACCGGAATCTTGGAATACTACTTCGCGTTAACCCCTTCTCGGGTTTTTCACGGTTATTACTGGCAGATTTTTTCATACGGATTTTTACACGAGGCGTATGGAACTCCTTTCATTCATCTTTTTTTCAACATGTATGTTTTCGTAATGTTCGGCGGTCTGATTTGTAAATACATTCCCGCTTGGAAGTTTACGATCGTATACGTCGCGTCCATCCTGATGGGCGGCATCGCCGTTTTACTCGCGCCCTTGTTCGTCGAAGTTTTGGGAATTCATTATCCCATGGATCTTTTTCAGACGACCACGCTCGGAGCGAGCGGAGGAGTTACGGGCATTCTCGTTTTATTCGGAATTCTTTTTCCCGAAACCGAAGTCTTTCTGATCTTTTTTAGAATGAAGGCCCGTTATGCGGCTTGGATCTTCGTGGGCGGCGGATTTGTCGCGGACGTCATTTCGGTTTATTATTTCCATTCTCCCTTTGTGGTGAGCAACTCCTGTCATTTGGGCGGAGCGGTGGGAGCGACCCTGGTCGCGCCTTGGATTTTAAAGGGGAATTTTTTCGACTCCGGAAATATCTTTCCAAAACCGGAAATCAAAGAGGAACCTTCGCCGAAACCGCAAAGCCGTTCCTTGTCCGAGGATTTGGATTCTCAAACCAGAAAGAACCGAGATCTGTTAGGCGAACTTGCAAGGAAGAATTCCTTTTCGGAGAAGGAAACATTTCTGACTCCTTTGCAACAAACGAACGTGAATTTATGTCCTCCGCCGACCTTCCAGCCCGAGGATCCTTTTTGTCTACGTTGTGAGTGGCTTCCGAATTGTTCCTTACGCAAGTTGAGAATGGATCAAGAATCAGGTAATTAA
- a CDS encoding peptide chain release factor 3 gives MSETVAQKPNQSIEEETRRRRTFAIIAHPDAGKTTLTEKLLLYGGAIQLAGAVKARKNRKAATSDWMEMEKEKGISITSAALQFEYSGHVLNLLDTPGHEDFSEDTYRTLIAADTAVMVLDAGKGVEPQTIKLFKVCRDRGIPIVTFINKMDRPTKNLFVLLDEIEKVLGIAAVPMVWPIGTGVDFSGVYSRKDKSILTYDKTPGGSQKSSFQTSGVNDPELDSRFEDWVIKSFREELELVEGGISEFSQEDFLESKITPVFFGSAVNNFGIQLFLDEFIKIAPPPLFFPLKDGSRLDPITTPFSGFIFKVQANMNRQHRDRIAFLRVTSGKFERGLNVLHGRLGKSVKLSSSFAFFGQDRNTVDEAYPGDIIGLVNPGTYAIGDIVATSKVPDLKGLPVFAPELFATISSSDTASMKSFRKGIDQLAEEGILHLFSSQTIGGGLPIIGAMGQLQFEVFRRRLLDEYNAPSTITILPYAISCWIGQEDLAKVPSSANLVTDRGGRAALLFDTEWDKGYFQKKNPEITLLDYPPSA, from the coding sequence GTGAGCGAGACAGTAGCACAAAAACCGAATCAATCCATCGAGGAAGAAACTCGAAGAAGGAGAACCTTCGCGATCATCGCTCACCCCGACGCGGGTAAAACGACTCTTACCGAAAAACTTCTTTTATACGGAGGTGCGATCCAACTCGCGGGAGCCGTTAAGGCGCGTAAGAATCGTAAGGCCGCAACCTCCGACTGGATGGAGATGGAAAAGGAAAAAGGGATTTCCATCACTTCCGCCGCGCTTCAGTTCGAATACAGCGGACATGTTCTCAATTTATTGGATACTCCCGGTCACGAAGATTTTTCCGAAGACACGTATCGAACCTTGATCGCCGCCGATACTGCGGTGATGGTGCTCGACGCGGGGAAAGGGGTGGAACCTCAGACGATCAAACTCTTTAAGGTTTGTAGGGATCGTGGAATTCCGATCGTAACGTTCATCAACAAGATGGACAGACCGACTAAAAATCTTTTCGTTCTTTTGGACGAGATCGAAAAGGTGCTCGGCATCGCCGCGGTTCCTATGGTATGGCCGATCGGAACCGGAGTGGATTTCAGCGGAGTGTATTCCCGCAAAGACAAGTCCATTCTTACCTATGATAAAACTCCGGGAGGAAGTCAGAAGTCTTCCTTTCAAACCTCGGGCGTCAACGATCCAGAACTCGATTCCCGTTTTGAAGACTGGGTCATCAAATCCTTTCGGGAAGAATTGGAACTCGTTGAAGGCGGAATTTCGGAATTCAGTCAGGAAGATTTTTTGGAATCGAAAATCACTCCGGTCTTTTTCGGTTCCGCCGTGAACAACTTCGGAATTCAATTGTTTCTCGACGAATTTATCAAGATCGCTCCACCTCCGTTATTCTTTCCTTTGAAGGACGGTTCCCGTTTGGATCCGATCACAACTCCGTTCAGCGGATTTATCTTTAAGGTTCAGGCGAACATGAACCGTCAACATCGGGATCGAATCGCTTTCTTACGCGTGACCTCGGGCAAGTTTGAAAGAGGGCTTAACGTGCTTCACGGAAGACTCGGCAAGTCCGTAAAACTTTCTTCTTCCTTTGCGTTTTTCGGTCAGGATCGAAACACCGTAGACGAAGCGTATCCGGGCGATATCATCGGGCTTGTCAATCCGGGAACGTATGCGATCGGAGATATCGTCGCGACTTCGAAGGTTCCCGATCTCAAAGGACTTCCCGTGTTTGCACCGGAGTTGTTCGCTACGATTTCCTCTTCCGATACGGCGAGTATGAAAAGTTTTCGAAAAGGAATCGACCAGCTTGCGGAAGAGGGGATTCTTCATTTGTTTTCTTCTCAGACGATCGGGGGAGGTTTACCGATCATCGGCGCGATGGGCCAACTTCAGTTCGAGGTTTTTCGAAGGAGACTTTTAGACGAATACAACGCTCCTTCCACGATCACCATTCTTCCTTACGCGATTTCTTGTTGGATCGGCCAAGAGGATCTGGCGAAGGTTCCTTCTTCCGCAAACCTGGTTACGGACCGAGGCGGACGCGCGGCGCTTTTGTTTGATACGGAATGGGACAAGGGCTACTTTCAAAAGAAGAATCCGGAGATAACCCTTTTGGATTATCCTCCGAGCGCTTGA
- a CDS encoding LIC11177 family protein, producing MTQNKKSALFDILKREKLEKLLKKDSSPKTSAPKESSSAPADATSEKTSDKKDSQVSKIYKAMDEVKLDIRYYFLEDEYRDKIAAIYMKSEAQLDRLGIEPRKYLDYARESFDRYKQLDKKMPLEPMNKKSWDHVEKSLNELISKLLEKFVK from the coding sequence GTGACTCAGAATAAAAAGAGCGCTTTGTTTGATATCTTAAAACGCGAAAAACTCGAGAAGCTGTTGAAGAAGGATTCTTCTCCGAAAACGAGCGCGCCGAAAGAATCTTCCTCCGCTCCCGCCGATGCGACTTCCGAAAAAACTTCGGATAAAAAGGATTCGCAGGTTTCCAAAATCTACAAGGCCATGGACGAGGTGAAACTCGATATCCGTTATTATTTTTTAGAGGACGAATACAGGGACAAGATCGCCGCGATTTATATGAAAAGCGAGGCCCAGTTGGACAGACTCGGGATCGAACCCAGAAAGTATTTGGATTACGCCCGAGAAAGTTTCGATCGTTACAAACAACTCGATAAAAAGATGCCTCTCGAACCGATGAACAAAAAATCCTGGGATCACGTCGAAAAAAGTTTAAACGAACTGATCTCGAAACTTTTGGAAAAGTTCGTTAAATAA
- the mqnC gene encoding cyclic dehypoxanthinyl futalosine synthase codes for MASIFSSQPTDKILEKALDGNRISPEEALTLYREGDHLKIMATARTLREKILPHTYASYTMFRVVNYTNYCNVECSFCSFMDEIGNGKGYVLSAEEILEKMDYAVGEGADQMFLQGGVYPDLPFDYYLNVISSVKKKYPDMHIRAFSPVEIINLEKITGLPLKEVLQILKQAGLDSVPGAGAEILTDRMRNIISPKKATTEEWVRAMETCHEAGLPGSANIVFGSEETQEEVIEHLSVVRNLQDRTGGFLSFIPWTFQPQTKRFKVRAVSTQEYLKVLGICRIFLDNIPHIETSVMVLGKGVGQLALTSGADDISSVVIEENVLRSYGLKTEKEAIKFLKEGGFVPKRRDLLYNYDRYKNELAQTL; via the coding sequence GTGGCCTCTATCTTTTCATCTCAACCCACCGACAAGATTCTCGAAAAAGCCTTGGACGGAAATCGGATTTCTCCGGAGGAAGCTCTGACTCTGTATCGGGAAGGCGATCATCTCAAAATCATGGCGACGGCTCGTACTCTGAGAGAGAAAATTCTCCCGCATACATACGCGAGTTATACGATGTTTCGCGTCGTCAACTACACGAACTATTGCAACGTGGAATGTAGCTTTTGTTCCTTTATGGACGAGATCGGAAACGGTAAGGGTTACGTTCTTTCCGCCGAAGAAATTCTCGAGAAGATGGACTACGCGGTCGGAGAAGGCGCGGACCAAATGTTTCTCCAAGGCGGGGTTTATCCCGATCTTCCTTTCGATTATTATCTGAACGTAATCTCGTCGGTGAAAAAGAAATATCCGGACATGCACATCCGCGCGTTTTCTCCGGTGGAAATCATCAACTTGGAAAAGATCACCGGACTTCCTTTGAAGGAGGTCCTACAAATTCTGAAACAAGCGGGACTGGATTCGGTACCGGGTGCGGGAGCGGAAATTCTCACGGACAGAATGAGAAACATCATTTCTCCGAAAAAAGCGACCACGGAAGAATGGGTGCGCGCGATGGAAACCTGTCACGAAGCCGGACTTCCGGGAAGCGCGAACATCGTATTCGGCTCGGAAGAAACGCAGGAAGAAGTGATCGAACATCTAAGCGTTGTGCGAAATCTCCAAGATCGCACCGGCGGATTCTTATCCTTTATCCCTTGGACCTTTCAACCGCAGACAAAACGTTTTAAGGTGCGGGCCGTTTCCACGCAGGAATATCTCAAGGTCCTCGGAATCTGCCGGATTTTTCTGGATAATATTCCTCATATCGAAACTTCCGTGATGGTTCTCGGAAAAGGCGTCGGACAACTGGCGCTCACGAGCGGCGCGGACGATATATCTTCCGTAGTCATCGAGGAAAACGTGCTTCGTTCTTACGGACTCAAAACCGAAAAAGAAGCGATCAAGTTTTTAAAGGAAGGAGGGTTCGTTCCGAAACGAAGAGACCTTCTTTACAACTACGATCGATATAAGAATGAACTCGCGCAAACTCTTTGA
- a CDS encoding LIC11299 family lipoprotein, producing the protein MIKIINFTLVFLMALAACTKQIHERVHMDTGVTVETLGPHKYKLVAIGGASSASVEENDLFKMKNTSCTAAKSVAARKLEELEPEQKNRLFFMEAVTTRHIDDGAYCEITYHYELPVPKKQ; encoded by the coding sequence ATGATCAAAATTATAAACTTTACACTGGTGTTTTTGATGGCGCTTGCGGCCTGTACCAAACAGATCCACGAAAGGGTTCATATGGATACGGGTGTGACCGTGGAAACCCTCGGACCTCATAAATACAAACTCGTCGCGATCGGCGGCGCTTCCTCAGCGTCCGTGGAAGAAAACGATCTATTCAAAATGAAGAATACTTCCTGTACCGCTGCCAAGTCCGTCGCGGCCAGAAAATTGGAAGAGTTAGAGCCGGAACAAAAGAACCGTCTTTTCTTTATGGAAGCGGTGACCACGCGGCATATTGACGACGGCGCGTATTGCGAAATTACGTATCACTACGAACTTCCCGTTCCTAAGAAACAGTAG
- a CDS encoding ornithine carbamoyltransferase codes for MSESNVKHLISWEDWSDSEILDLLHFAIHVKKNRVNYAGHLSGRSLAMLFQKTSTRTRVSFEVAMTEMGGHGIYLDWMASNFQLSDIDLEARYLSRNVSVIMARLKKHEDLLSMKNGSQVPVINGCDNMFHPCQSLADVMTIALDKPERPLNEVRLTYVGVHNNVVNSLIGITAALGIHLTLATPIAEKENIHEPTVERAKSKGTLAWENNLEKAVKDADYVYTDTWLDMEFFNDPSYSDKKKQRMELMMPYQINSSLMEKTNAKVMHDMPIHAGYEITRDVVLSRQSIIFQQAENRLDAQKAVILKLLEA; via the coding sequence ATGTCTGAAAGTAACGTGAAACATCTCATTTCCTGGGAAGATTGGTCGGATTCCGAGATTTTGGATCTGCTCCACTTTGCGATCCACGTAAAGAAGAATCGCGTCAATTACGCGGGACATCTCAGCGGTCGCTCCCTAGCGATGCTCTTTCAGAAAACATCCACAAGAACCAGGGTTTCCTTCGAAGTCGCGATGACCGAAATGGGAGGTCACGGAATCTATTTGGATTGGATGGCGTCTAACTTTCAACTTTCCGATATCGATCTGGAAGCGCGTTATCTTTCCAGAAACGTTTCCGTCATCATGGCCCGTTTGAAAAAACACGAGGATCTTCTTTCCATGAAGAACGGTTCTCAGGTTCCGGTCATCAACGGTTGCGACAATATGTTTCATCCTTGTCAATCTCTTGCGGACGTAATGACGATCGCACTCGATAAACCCGAGCGCCCGTTAAACGAAGTCCGGCTGACCTACGTCGGCGTTCACAACAACGTCGTCAATTCTCTCATCGGAATCACTGCGGCTCTTGGAATTCATCTTACTCTCGCGACTCCGATCGCGGAAAAAGAAAACATACACGAACCCACCGTGGAAAGAGCGAAATCCAAAGGCACTCTCGCTTGGGAAAACAACCTTGAAAAGGCCGTAAAGGACGCGGACTACGTTTACACGGACACTTGGTTGGATATGGAATTCTTCAACGATCCTTCATATTCGGATAAGAAGAAGCAGAGAATGGAATTGATGATGCCTTATCAGATCAATTCTTCCCTGATGGAAAAAACAAACGCAAAAGTGATGCACGATATGCCGATCCACGCGGGTTACGAGATCACAAGAGACGTGGTTCTCAGTCGCCAATCCATCATCTTTCAACAAGCCGAGAATCGTCTGGACGCCCAAAAAGCGGTCATTCTAAAACTTCTTGAGGCTTGA
- the tnpA gene encoding IS200/IS605 family transposase: MKIIKLDKIKRKSRLTHSEYRNDYHLMFATKSYNPWLNPLLIIRIRILFREKAEELNLKLYLVNGFKNHIHVLLSIPPTITISNTVRHLKGYSSRVLGKKKFWKEGYLIQSIGEKDFALAFSNIQNQAKYHRNRSAQNEIREFLKSA, translated from the coding sequence ATGAAAATTATCAAGCTCGACAAAATAAAAAGAAAATCACGTCTCACGCATTCCGAATATCGAAACGATTATCACTTGATGTTCGCCACGAAATCGTACAACCCGTGGTTGAATCCGTTACTCATCATACGGATTCGAATTCTTTTCCGCGAAAAAGCGGAAGAATTGAATCTGAAATTGTATTTGGTAAACGGATTCAAGAATCACATTCATGTGCTACTTTCCATTCCCCCGACGATTACAATTTCCAACACGGTGAGACATTTGAAGGGATATTCTTCCCGAGTCTTAGGAAAAAAGAAATTTTGGAAAGAGGGATATCTCATTCAATCGATCGGAGAAAAAGATTTTGCGCTCGCTTTTTCGAACATCCAAAACCAAGCGAAATACCATCGCAATCGGTCCGCGCAAAATGAAATTCGTGAGTTTCTAAAATCCGCATAA
- a CDS encoding GGDEF domain-containing protein, with protein MRFSLGNNQKIKLLARRVFFNPFPDDYLRIYQPDIRRATVIYFFFCVGISILSALVPDGASPLGEENRILVYSRLTVVGLSSFFAFLLIKWKTFFRKRIERYSILSSGAIVFSILPYVFLDSERMGLYFHFYTTLVVSGNILLWFTGTTVIFFNALFYFSLVLCTTLTGNAKALQHDFANVLIYLFTGVFGNLLINFWRVMDHRAKKKLQKAVSKLRDKNIQIEKISKVDELTRLYNRRYLIEQFELFLKRAQRYKFSLAMIILDMDYLKEINDSYGHLAGDSALRSISEVMKQRVRATDICSRIGGDEFCILLDAIKKEDLALLCEKLRTDVAEKELSYRTKNGEPVKITVSIGACIFGPEEEFSFDDIYHSIDSALYESKKKGRNRVSFIEPVRYFPKEISGSSTTVS; from the coding sequence ATGAGATTCTCATTGGGCAACAATCAAAAAATAAAACTCCTCGCTCGGAGAGTTTTTTTCAATCCGTTTCCCGACGATTATCTGAGAATCTACCAGCCCGATATCCGAAGGGCGACCGTGATCTACTTTTTTTTCTGCGTCGGGATCAGCATTCTTTCTGCTTTGGTTCCGGACGGCGCATCCCCTCTCGGAGAAGAAAATCGGATCCTGGTTTATTCGCGATTAACGGTCGTTGGGCTTTCCAGTTTTTTCGCATTTCTACTTATAAAATGGAAAACTTTTTTTCGTAAGAGAATCGAACGATATAGCATTCTTTCCTCGGGTGCGATCGTGTTTTCCATTCTCCCTTACGTCTTTTTGGATTCGGAAAGAATGGGTCTTTACTTCCATTTTTATACGACCTTGGTCGTGAGCGGGAACATTCTTCTTTGGTTCACGGGAACCACGGTGATTTTTTTCAACGCGCTCTTCTATTTTTCTTTGGTTTTGTGTACGACTCTTACGGGCAACGCGAAAGCCTTGCAACACGACTTCGCAAACGTTCTGATTTATCTTTTTACGGGCGTGTTCGGAAATCTTCTCATCAATTTTTGGAGGGTGATGGATCACCGCGCCAAGAAAAAACTCCAAAAAGCGGTGAGCAAACTTCGGGATAAGAACATTCAGATCGAAAAGATCTCGAAGGTGGACGAACTCACGAGACTTTACAATCGTAGATATCTGATCGAACAGTTCGAACTTTTTTTAAAGAGAGCGCAACGTTATAAATTCTCCCTCGCGATGATCATTCTTGATATGGATTATCTGAAAGAGATCAACGATTCGTACGGACATTTGGCGGGAGATTCCGCGTTGAGATCGATTTCCGAAGTGATGAAACAAAGAGTCAGGGCGACGGACATCTGTTCGAGAATCGGAGGGGACGAATTTTGTATTCTTCTCGACGCGATCAAAAAGGAAGATCTCGCGCTTCTCTGCGAAAAGTTGAGAACGGACGTCGCGGAAAAGGAACTTTCGTATCGGACCAAAAACGGCGAACCGGTAAAGATCACCGTTTCGATCGGGGCTTGTATCTTCGGGCCCGAGGAAGAATTCAGTTTCGACGATATCTATCATTCCATCGACTCGGCTCTTTACGAATCGAAAAAGAAAGGACGAAACCGGGTTTCCTTTATCGAACCCGTTCGTTATTTTCCGAAAGAAATTTCCGGGTCTTCGACTACTGTTTCTTAG